In a genomic window of Glycine max cultivar Williams 82 chromosome 13, Glycine_max_v4.0, whole genome shotgun sequence:
- the LOC100779077 gene encoding uncharacterized protein isoform X2, with amino-acid sequence MCNKGFQCLSQCESVIDYRQGFIMDSPIRSPATGSGSGSGEDNRRVKFLCSFLGSIMPRPQDGKLRYVGGETRIVSVHRDISYEELMGKMRELYDGAAVLKYQQPDEDLDALVSVVNDDDVVNMMEEYDKLGSGDGFTRLRIFLFSQSEQDGSSHFIDGDDSERRYVDALNSLNDGSDFRRLQQGEFPMMSPVEDIHVVADQFYSPISVESGIHSQRSGDLSMSPYNMHHLTVQHPKSMGQRYNEMDAPWNPAYYSPRHHGLHEFPSSPSGTRYRVPFPELPDKCIDRVSEEYVRHHVNHHPVYDNQLQYSENVMWVPTGAAHGEKSAFPGNILHSPHVVDGNSICEQCRMGFHRGQPHMEHSNISNGLPQAANPCAECPPPNRDTFTVNADAKLHPAIYPNEPNNDHRSVYNDTQNHERGWGLQHPTARVEESRVHVSGSGRMFDVPVANFSLGHGSVTDGHNLSSNYVHQQAGPELGPELFPDQTVTSIPPIQIPPLEECNVQYGNSPSPYGLDCNYAVPRGHPPGFWRNTPVPVHIGPSYEAATSPQPLNSMMNVGLIRGEGSTGFFIGPDSQNHWVDSSQKLTGHDGTAIPEYPYAHALNPVPLGQENQHPDIVDTIHPPQDMNAGTCLEPLQLPKSSFNMVQNQQVLRDDTHLTEAKSFESNSLLGEGIVIKIEDNVENPGAQTISSSEQNKIAEHACEAAASVESNNLKSKPEADCVHVEKLADKDPSVPEDSKHLVDQFSFLPELIASVKKAALEDAEELKAAADEPANSQNHNSDTKDETTNEVEPTNAHGDLELDSENDHVDTNKIESTRAEEEAFANGLQTINNDDLEEIRELGSGTYGAVYHGKWKGSDVAIKRIKASCFAGRPSERARLITDFWKEALMLSSLHHPNVVSFYGIVRDGPDGSLATVTEFMINGSLKQFLHKKDRTIDRRKRLIIAMDAAFGMEYLHGKNIVHFDLKCENLLVNMRDPQRPICKIGDLGLSKVKQHTLVSGGVRGTLPWMAPELLSGKSNMVSEKIDVYSFGIVMWELLTGNEPYADMHCASIIGGIVNNSLRPQIPTWCDPEWKSLMESCWASDPVERPSFSEISKKLRITCTIAWILSQKQLGVLKKATYITLVMTTIAVALPSQMNRAFWRDVYIKSTNDMPPVLSHGKDNDELCFPF; translated from the exons ATGTGTAATAAAGGGTTTCAATGCTTGAGCCAGTGTGAgagtgtaattgattataggCAAGGATTCATCATGGATAGTCCAATTCGATCGCCGGCCACCGGTTCGGGTTCCGGTTCCGGTGAAGATAACCGGCGTGTTAAGTTCTTGTGCAGCTTTCTGGGGAGCATAATGCCTCGCCCCCAAGATGGGAAGCTGCGTTATGTAGGCGGCGAGACACGAATTGTGAGTGTTCACAGGGATATTAGCTATGAAGAGTTGATGGGGAAGATGAGAGAGCTGTATGATGGGGCTGCTGTGTTGAAGTACCAGCAGCCTGATGAGGATCTTGATGCTCTAGTCTCTGTTGTCAATGATGATGATGTGGTTAACATGATGGAGGAGTATGATAAGTTGGGGTCAGGGGATGGATTCACTAGGCTCAGGATTTTTCTGTTTTCGCAATCCGAGCAGGATGGTTCCTCGCATTTCATTGATGGGGATGATTCTGAGAGGAGGTATGTTGATGCATTGAATAGTTTAAACGATGGTTCTGACTTTAGGAGGTTGCAACAAGGGGAGTTTCCTATGATGAGTCCTGTTGAGGATATTCATGTGGTTGCTGATCAGTTCTATAGTCCAATCAGTGTGGAAAGTGGGATTCATAGTCAGAGAAGTGGGGACCTATCTATGTCGCCGTATAATATGCATCATCTCACGGTCCAGCACCCGAAATCTATGGGCCAGAGGTATAATGAAATGGATGCTCCTTGGAATCCTGCCTATTACTCCCCTAGGCACCATGGTCTCCATGAATTTCCATCCTCTCCTTCTGGTACAAGGTACCGAGTGCCATTTCCCGAGTTACCAGATAAGTGCATTGATAGAGTGTCGGAAGAGTATGTGCGACATCACGTAAATCATCATCCTGTGTATGACAATCAACTGCAATATTCTGAAAATGTTATGTGGGTGCCGACTGGAGCAGCACATGGCGAAAAGTCGGCTTTTCCAGGCAATATTCTTCATAGTCCTCATGTTGTTGATGGGAACAGTATATGTGAGCAGTGTCGCATGGGTTTTCATAGAGGTCAACCACATATGGAGCATTCTAATATAAGTAATGGACTTCCACAAGCTGCTAATCCATGTGCAGAATGCCCCCCACCAAATAGGGATACTTTCACAGTGAATGCTGATGCAAAGTTACATCCGGCAATCTATCCCAATGAACCTAATAATGATCATAGGTCTGTTTATAATGATACTCAGAATCACGAGAGAGGATGGGGCTTGCAGCATCCAACTGCTCGGGTTGAGGAATCAAGAGTACATGTCTCTGGATCTGGAAGAATGTTTGATGTTCCTGTTGCAAATTTCTCTCTTGGGCATGGTAGTGTGACTGATGGGCATAACTTGTCTTCCAATTATGTTCACCAGCAGGCTGGACCTGAATTGGGGCCCGAACTGTTCCCTGACCAAACCGTGACTTCTATACCACCTATCCAAATTCCTCCACTGGAAGAGTGCAATGTGCAGTATGGAAATTCACCTTCTCCTTATGGATTAGATTGTAATTACGCTGTGCCCCGTGGTCATCCACCTGGTTTCTGGAGAAACACTCCAGTTCCTGTTCATATTGGACCATCTTATGAGGCTGCTACTTCACCTCAGCCGCTGAATAGTATGATGAATGTGGGATTAATCAGGGGAGAGGGCAGTACAGGATTTTTCATTGGACCAGATAGTCAAAATCATTGGGTTGATTCCTCACAGAAATTAACAGGACATGATGGTACAGCCATCCCAGAATATCCATATGCACATGCTCTGAATCCAGTGCCCCTTGGTCAAGAAAATCAACACCCAGATATTGTAGATACCATTCATCCCCCACAGGACATGAATGCTGGTACCTGCTTGGAACCCTTGCAGCTGCCAAAATCATCTTTTAATATGGTTCAAAATCAACAGGTTTTAAGAGATGATACTCATTTGACTGAAGCAAAGAGTTTTGAATCTAATAGTTTGCTTGGTGAAGGAATAGTGATAAAAATTGAGGACAATGTTGAAAACCCTGGCGCACAGACTATATCTTCTTCAGAGCAAAATAAAATTGCTGAGCATGCATGTGAAGCTGCTGCCTCTGTTGAGTCTAATAATTTAAAGTCAAAACCTGAAGCAGACTGCGTGCATGTTGAGAAACTGGCTGATAAGGACCCTTCTGTTCCAGAAGATTCTAAACATTTAGTTGATCAATTCAGCTTCTTGCCTGAGTTGATTGCTTCTGTAAAAAAGGCTGCATTAGAAGATGCCGAGGAATTGAAAGCTGCAGCTGATGAGCCTGCCAATTCTCAGAATCACAATTCAGATACCAAAGATGAAACAACAAATGAAGTAGAACCAACG AATGCTCATGGTGATTTAGAATTGGACTCTGAAAATGACCATGTAGATACTAATAAAATTGAGTCTACAAGGGCTGAGGAAGAAGCATTTGCTAATGGATTGCAG ACTattaacaatgatgatttggaggAGATCCGTGAGCTTGGTTCTGGAACCTATGGAGCTGTTTATCATGGGAAATGGAAAGGTTCTGACGTTGCCATTAAGAGAATAAAAGCCAGTTGTTTTGCTGGAAGGCCATCTGAAAGAGCAAGATTG ATCACAGATTTCTGGAAGGAGGCGTTGATGTTGAGTTCATTGCATCATCCAAATGTTGTCTCCTTTTATGGCATTGTTCGTGATGGCCCCGATGGTTCTTTAGCAACAGTCACAGAGTTCATGATTAATGGATCTTTGAAACAGTTCTTGCATAAGAAAGATAG AACAATAGATCGTCGTAAGAGGCTCATTATAGCCATGGATGCTGCATTTGGGATGGAGTATTTGCATGGAAAAAACATTGTTCATTTTGATTTGAAATGTGAGAATCTATTGGTCAATATGAGAGATCCTCAACGGCCTATCTGCAAG ATTGGTGATTTGGGTTTATCAAAGGTTAAACAGCACACTCTAGTGTCTGGTGGAGTACGGGGGACTTTGCCATGGATGGCTCCTGAGCTACTTAGTGGGAAAAGCAATATGGTGTCAGAGAAG ATTGATGTCTACTCATTCGGTATAGTCATGTGGGAATTACTCACAGGGAATGAACCCTATGCTGATATGCATTGTGCTTCAATAATAG
- the LOC100779077 gene encoding uncharacterized protein isoform X1 yields MCNKGFQCLSQCESVIDYRQGFIMDSPIRSPATGSGSGSGEDNRRVKFLCSFLGSIMPRPQDGKLRYVGGETRIVSVHRDISYEELMGKMRELYDGAAVLKYQQPDEDLDALVSVVNDDDVVNMMEEYDKLGSGDGFTRLRIFLFSQSEQDGSSHFIDGDDSERRYVDALNSLNDGSDFRRLQQGEFPMMSPVEDIHVVADQFYSPISVESGIHSQRSGDLSMSPYNMHHLTVQHPKSMGQRYNEMDAPWNPAYYSPRHHGLHEFPSSPSGTRYRVPFPELPDKCIDRVSEEYVRHHVNHHPVYDNQLQYSENVMWVPTGAAHGEKSAFPGNILHSPHVVDGNSICEQCRMGFHRGQPHMEHSNISNGLPQAANPCAECPPPNRDTFTVNADAKLHPAIYPNEPNNDHRSVYNDTQNHERGWGLQHPTARVEESRVHVSGSGRMFDVPVANFSLGHGSVTDGHNLSSNYVHQQAGPELGPELFPDQTVTSIPPIQIPPLEECNVQYGNSPSPYGLDCNYAVPRGHPPGFWRNTPVPVHIGPSYEAATSPQPLNSMMNVGLIRGEGSTGFFIGPDSQNHWVDSSQKLTGHDGTAIPEYPYAHALNPVPLGQENQHPDIVDTIHPPQDMNAGTCLEPLQLPKSSFNMVQNQQVLRDDTHLTEAKSFESNSLLGEGIVIKIEDNVENPGAQTISSSEQNKIAEHACEAAASVESNNLKSKPEADCVHVEKLADKDPSVPEDSKHLVDQFSFLPELIASVKKAALEDAEELKAAADEPANSQNHNSDTKDETTNEVEPTNAHGDLELDSENDHVDTNKIESTRAEEEAFANGLQTINNDDLEEIRELGSGTYGAVYHGKWKGSDVAIKRIKASCFAGRPSERARLITDFWKEALMLSSLHHPNVVSFYGIVRDGPDGSLATVTEFMINGSLKQFLHKKDRTIDRRKRLIIAMDAAFGMEYLHGKNIVHFDLKCENLLVNMRDPQRPICKIGDLGLSKVKQHTLVSGGVRGTLPWMAPELLSGKSNMVSEKIDVYSFGIVMWELLTGNEPYADMHCASIIGGIVNNSLRPQIPTWCDPEWKSLMESCWASDPVERPSFSEISKKLRITCTIAWILSQKQLGVLKKATYITLFCSFTRDQGDDNYSCGFTITNEPCLLERCVHKINQRHASCAFTWEG; encoded by the exons ATGTGTAATAAAGGGTTTCAATGCTTGAGCCAGTGTGAgagtgtaattgattataggCAAGGATTCATCATGGATAGTCCAATTCGATCGCCGGCCACCGGTTCGGGTTCCGGTTCCGGTGAAGATAACCGGCGTGTTAAGTTCTTGTGCAGCTTTCTGGGGAGCATAATGCCTCGCCCCCAAGATGGGAAGCTGCGTTATGTAGGCGGCGAGACACGAATTGTGAGTGTTCACAGGGATATTAGCTATGAAGAGTTGATGGGGAAGATGAGAGAGCTGTATGATGGGGCTGCTGTGTTGAAGTACCAGCAGCCTGATGAGGATCTTGATGCTCTAGTCTCTGTTGTCAATGATGATGATGTGGTTAACATGATGGAGGAGTATGATAAGTTGGGGTCAGGGGATGGATTCACTAGGCTCAGGATTTTTCTGTTTTCGCAATCCGAGCAGGATGGTTCCTCGCATTTCATTGATGGGGATGATTCTGAGAGGAGGTATGTTGATGCATTGAATAGTTTAAACGATGGTTCTGACTTTAGGAGGTTGCAACAAGGGGAGTTTCCTATGATGAGTCCTGTTGAGGATATTCATGTGGTTGCTGATCAGTTCTATAGTCCAATCAGTGTGGAAAGTGGGATTCATAGTCAGAGAAGTGGGGACCTATCTATGTCGCCGTATAATATGCATCATCTCACGGTCCAGCACCCGAAATCTATGGGCCAGAGGTATAATGAAATGGATGCTCCTTGGAATCCTGCCTATTACTCCCCTAGGCACCATGGTCTCCATGAATTTCCATCCTCTCCTTCTGGTACAAGGTACCGAGTGCCATTTCCCGAGTTACCAGATAAGTGCATTGATAGAGTGTCGGAAGAGTATGTGCGACATCACGTAAATCATCATCCTGTGTATGACAATCAACTGCAATATTCTGAAAATGTTATGTGGGTGCCGACTGGAGCAGCACATGGCGAAAAGTCGGCTTTTCCAGGCAATATTCTTCATAGTCCTCATGTTGTTGATGGGAACAGTATATGTGAGCAGTGTCGCATGGGTTTTCATAGAGGTCAACCACATATGGAGCATTCTAATATAAGTAATGGACTTCCACAAGCTGCTAATCCATGTGCAGAATGCCCCCCACCAAATAGGGATACTTTCACAGTGAATGCTGATGCAAAGTTACATCCGGCAATCTATCCCAATGAACCTAATAATGATCATAGGTCTGTTTATAATGATACTCAGAATCACGAGAGAGGATGGGGCTTGCAGCATCCAACTGCTCGGGTTGAGGAATCAAGAGTACATGTCTCTGGATCTGGAAGAATGTTTGATGTTCCTGTTGCAAATTTCTCTCTTGGGCATGGTAGTGTGACTGATGGGCATAACTTGTCTTCCAATTATGTTCACCAGCAGGCTGGACCTGAATTGGGGCCCGAACTGTTCCCTGACCAAACCGTGACTTCTATACCACCTATCCAAATTCCTCCACTGGAAGAGTGCAATGTGCAGTATGGAAATTCACCTTCTCCTTATGGATTAGATTGTAATTACGCTGTGCCCCGTGGTCATCCACCTGGTTTCTGGAGAAACACTCCAGTTCCTGTTCATATTGGACCATCTTATGAGGCTGCTACTTCACCTCAGCCGCTGAATAGTATGATGAATGTGGGATTAATCAGGGGAGAGGGCAGTACAGGATTTTTCATTGGACCAGATAGTCAAAATCATTGGGTTGATTCCTCACAGAAATTAACAGGACATGATGGTACAGCCATCCCAGAATATCCATATGCACATGCTCTGAATCCAGTGCCCCTTGGTCAAGAAAATCAACACCCAGATATTGTAGATACCATTCATCCCCCACAGGACATGAATGCTGGTACCTGCTTGGAACCCTTGCAGCTGCCAAAATCATCTTTTAATATGGTTCAAAATCAACAGGTTTTAAGAGATGATACTCATTTGACTGAAGCAAAGAGTTTTGAATCTAATAGTTTGCTTGGTGAAGGAATAGTGATAAAAATTGAGGACAATGTTGAAAACCCTGGCGCACAGACTATATCTTCTTCAGAGCAAAATAAAATTGCTGAGCATGCATGTGAAGCTGCTGCCTCTGTTGAGTCTAATAATTTAAAGTCAAAACCTGAAGCAGACTGCGTGCATGTTGAGAAACTGGCTGATAAGGACCCTTCTGTTCCAGAAGATTCTAAACATTTAGTTGATCAATTCAGCTTCTTGCCTGAGTTGATTGCTTCTGTAAAAAAGGCTGCATTAGAAGATGCCGAGGAATTGAAAGCTGCAGCTGATGAGCCTGCCAATTCTCAGAATCACAATTCAGATACCAAAGATGAAACAACAAATGAAGTAGAACCAACG AATGCTCATGGTGATTTAGAATTGGACTCTGAAAATGACCATGTAGATACTAATAAAATTGAGTCTACAAGGGCTGAGGAAGAAGCATTTGCTAATGGATTGCAG ACTattaacaatgatgatttggaggAGATCCGTGAGCTTGGTTCTGGAACCTATGGAGCTGTTTATCATGGGAAATGGAAAGGTTCTGACGTTGCCATTAAGAGAATAAAAGCCAGTTGTTTTGCTGGAAGGCCATCTGAAAGAGCAAGATTG ATCACAGATTTCTGGAAGGAGGCGTTGATGTTGAGTTCATTGCATCATCCAAATGTTGTCTCCTTTTATGGCATTGTTCGTGATGGCCCCGATGGTTCTTTAGCAACAGTCACAGAGTTCATGATTAATGGATCTTTGAAACAGTTCTTGCATAAGAAAGATAG AACAATAGATCGTCGTAAGAGGCTCATTATAGCCATGGATGCTGCATTTGGGATGGAGTATTTGCATGGAAAAAACATTGTTCATTTTGATTTGAAATGTGAGAATCTATTGGTCAATATGAGAGATCCTCAACGGCCTATCTGCAAG ATTGGTGATTTGGGTTTATCAAAGGTTAAACAGCACACTCTAGTGTCTGGTGGAGTACGGGGGACTTTGCCATGGATGGCTCCTGAGCTACTTAGTGGGAAAAGCAATATGGTGTCAGAGAAG ATTGATGTCTACTCATTCGGTATAGTCATGTGGGAATTACTCACAGGGAATGAACCCTATGCTGATATGCATTGTGCTTCAATAATAG
- the LOC100779077 gene encoding uncharacterized protein isoform X3 yields the protein MCNKGFQCLSQCESVIDYRQGFIMDSPIRSPATGSGSGSGEDNRRVKFLCSFLGSIMPRPQDGKLRYVGGETRIVSVHRDISYEELMGKMRELYDGAAVLKYQQPDEDLDALVSVVNDDDVVNMMEEYDKLGSGDGFTRLRIFLFSQSEQDGSSHFIDGDDSERRYVDALNSLNDGSDFRRLQQGEFPMMSPVEDIHVVADQFYSPISVESGIHSQRSGDLSMSPYNMHHLTVQHPKSMGQRYNEMDAPWNPAYYSPRHHGLHEFPSSPSGTRYRVPFPELPDKCIDRVSEEYVRHHVNHHPVYDNQLQYSENVMWVPTGAAHGEKSAFPGNILHSPHVVDGNSICEQCRMGFHRGQPHMEHSNISNGLPQAANPCAECPPPNRDTFTVNADAKLHPAIYPNEPNNDHRSVYNDTQNHERGWGLQHPTARVEESRVHVSGSGRMFDVPVANFSLGHGSVTDGHNLSSNYVHQQAGPELGPELFPDQTVTSIPPIQIPPLEECNVQYGNSPSPYGLDCNYAVPRGHPPGFWRNTPVPVHIGPSYEAATSPQPLNSMMNVGLIRGEGSTGFFIGPDSQNHWVDSSQKLTGHDGTAIPEYPYAHALNPVPLGQENQHPDIVDTIHPPQDMNAGTCLEPLQLPKSSFNMVQNQQVLRDDTHLTEAKSFESNSLLGEGIVIKIEDNVENPGAQTISSSEQNKIAEHACEAAASVESNNLKSKPEADCVHVEKLADKDPSVPEDSKHLVDQFSFLPELIASVKKAALEDAEELKAAADEPANSQNHNSDTKDETTNEVEPTNAHGDLELDSENDHVDTNKIESTRAEEEAFANGLQTINNDDLEEIRELGSGTYGAVYHGKWKGSDVAIKRIKASCFAGRPSERARLITDFWKEALMLSSLHHPNVVSFYGIVRDGPDGSLATVTEFMINGSLKQFLHKKDRTIDRRKRLIIAMDAAFGMEYLHGKNIVHFDLKCENLLVNMRDPQRPICKIGDLGLSKVKQHTLVSGGVRGTLPWMAPELLSGKSNMVSEKIDVYSFGIVMWELLTGNEPYADMHCASIIGGIVNNSLRPQIPTWCDPEWKSLMESCWASDPVERPSFSEISKKLRITCTIAWILSQKQLGVLKKATYITLFTRDQGDDNYSCGFTITNEPCLLERCVHKINQRHASCAFTWEG from the exons ATGTGTAATAAAGGGTTTCAATGCTTGAGCCAGTGTGAgagtgtaattgattataggCAAGGATTCATCATGGATAGTCCAATTCGATCGCCGGCCACCGGTTCGGGTTCCGGTTCCGGTGAAGATAACCGGCGTGTTAAGTTCTTGTGCAGCTTTCTGGGGAGCATAATGCCTCGCCCCCAAGATGGGAAGCTGCGTTATGTAGGCGGCGAGACACGAATTGTGAGTGTTCACAGGGATATTAGCTATGAAGAGTTGATGGGGAAGATGAGAGAGCTGTATGATGGGGCTGCTGTGTTGAAGTACCAGCAGCCTGATGAGGATCTTGATGCTCTAGTCTCTGTTGTCAATGATGATGATGTGGTTAACATGATGGAGGAGTATGATAAGTTGGGGTCAGGGGATGGATTCACTAGGCTCAGGATTTTTCTGTTTTCGCAATCCGAGCAGGATGGTTCCTCGCATTTCATTGATGGGGATGATTCTGAGAGGAGGTATGTTGATGCATTGAATAGTTTAAACGATGGTTCTGACTTTAGGAGGTTGCAACAAGGGGAGTTTCCTATGATGAGTCCTGTTGAGGATATTCATGTGGTTGCTGATCAGTTCTATAGTCCAATCAGTGTGGAAAGTGGGATTCATAGTCAGAGAAGTGGGGACCTATCTATGTCGCCGTATAATATGCATCATCTCACGGTCCAGCACCCGAAATCTATGGGCCAGAGGTATAATGAAATGGATGCTCCTTGGAATCCTGCCTATTACTCCCCTAGGCACCATGGTCTCCATGAATTTCCATCCTCTCCTTCTGGTACAAGGTACCGAGTGCCATTTCCCGAGTTACCAGATAAGTGCATTGATAGAGTGTCGGAAGAGTATGTGCGACATCACGTAAATCATCATCCTGTGTATGACAATCAACTGCAATATTCTGAAAATGTTATGTGGGTGCCGACTGGAGCAGCACATGGCGAAAAGTCGGCTTTTCCAGGCAATATTCTTCATAGTCCTCATGTTGTTGATGGGAACAGTATATGTGAGCAGTGTCGCATGGGTTTTCATAGAGGTCAACCACATATGGAGCATTCTAATATAAGTAATGGACTTCCACAAGCTGCTAATCCATGTGCAGAATGCCCCCCACCAAATAGGGATACTTTCACAGTGAATGCTGATGCAAAGTTACATCCGGCAATCTATCCCAATGAACCTAATAATGATCATAGGTCTGTTTATAATGATACTCAGAATCACGAGAGAGGATGGGGCTTGCAGCATCCAACTGCTCGGGTTGAGGAATCAAGAGTACATGTCTCTGGATCTGGAAGAATGTTTGATGTTCCTGTTGCAAATTTCTCTCTTGGGCATGGTAGTGTGACTGATGGGCATAACTTGTCTTCCAATTATGTTCACCAGCAGGCTGGACCTGAATTGGGGCCCGAACTGTTCCCTGACCAAACCGTGACTTCTATACCACCTATCCAAATTCCTCCACTGGAAGAGTGCAATGTGCAGTATGGAAATTCACCTTCTCCTTATGGATTAGATTGTAATTACGCTGTGCCCCGTGGTCATCCACCTGGTTTCTGGAGAAACACTCCAGTTCCTGTTCATATTGGACCATCTTATGAGGCTGCTACTTCACCTCAGCCGCTGAATAGTATGATGAATGTGGGATTAATCAGGGGAGAGGGCAGTACAGGATTTTTCATTGGACCAGATAGTCAAAATCATTGGGTTGATTCCTCACAGAAATTAACAGGACATGATGGTACAGCCATCCCAGAATATCCATATGCACATGCTCTGAATCCAGTGCCCCTTGGTCAAGAAAATCAACACCCAGATATTGTAGATACCATTCATCCCCCACAGGACATGAATGCTGGTACCTGCTTGGAACCCTTGCAGCTGCCAAAATCATCTTTTAATATGGTTCAAAATCAACAGGTTTTAAGAGATGATACTCATTTGACTGAAGCAAAGAGTTTTGAATCTAATAGTTTGCTTGGTGAAGGAATAGTGATAAAAATTGAGGACAATGTTGAAAACCCTGGCGCACAGACTATATCTTCTTCAGAGCAAAATAAAATTGCTGAGCATGCATGTGAAGCTGCTGCCTCTGTTGAGTCTAATAATTTAAAGTCAAAACCTGAAGCAGACTGCGTGCATGTTGAGAAACTGGCTGATAAGGACCCTTCTGTTCCAGAAGATTCTAAACATTTAGTTGATCAATTCAGCTTCTTGCCTGAGTTGATTGCTTCTGTAAAAAAGGCTGCATTAGAAGATGCCGAGGAATTGAAAGCTGCAGCTGATGAGCCTGCCAATTCTCAGAATCACAATTCAGATACCAAAGATGAAACAACAAATGAAGTAGAACCAACG AATGCTCATGGTGATTTAGAATTGGACTCTGAAAATGACCATGTAGATACTAATAAAATTGAGTCTACAAGGGCTGAGGAAGAAGCATTTGCTAATGGATTGCAG ACTattaacaatgatgatttggaggAGATCCGTGAGCTTGGTTCTGGAACCTATGGAGCTGTTTATCATGGGAAATGGAAAGGTTCTGACGTTGCCATTAAGAGAATAAAAGCCAGTTGTTTTGCTGGAAGGCCATCTGAAAGAGCAAGATTG ATCACAGATTTCTGGAAGGAGGCGTTGATGTTGAGTTCATTGCATCATCCAAATGTTGTCTCCTTTTATGGCATTGTTCGTGATGGCCCCGATGGTTCTTTAGCAACAGTCACAGAGTTCATGATTAATGGATCTTTGAAACAGTTCTTGCATAAGAAAGATAG AACAATAGATCGTCGTAAGAGGCTCATTATAGCCATGGATGCTGCATTTGGGATGGAGTATTTGCATGGAAAAAACATTGTTCATTTTGATTTGAAATGTGAGAATCTATTGGTCAATATGAGAGATCCTCAACGGCCTATCTGCAAG ATTGGTGATTTGGGTTTATCAAAGGTTAAACAGCACACTCTAGTGTCTGGTGGAGTACGGGGGACTTTGCCATGGATGGCTCCTGAGCTACTTAGTGGGAAAAGCAATATGGTGTCAGAGAAG ATTGATGTCTACTCATTCGGTATAGTCATGTGGGAATTACTCACAGGGAATGAACCCTATGCTGATATGCATTGTGCTTCAATAATAG